Proteins encoded by one window of Nocardioides euryhalodurans:
- a CDS encoding HRDC domain-containing protein — protein sequence MSEPDAPEEAPPQRPLLRLRDPLPPVVETEAALAATCAAVAAGSGPVAIDAERASGYRYSQRAYLIQLRREGSGTHLVDPIPFASMAPLQEVLDGTEWILHAATQDLPCLADVGLTPSALFDTELAGRLLGYPRVGLATLVETLLGQRLAKEHSAVDWSTRPLPEPWLEYAALDVEVLVELRDVLAEELVETGKDEWARQEFDALRGFRPAVRVDAWRRTSGVHRVRGRRSLGAVRALWELRDEIARERDVTPGRILPDSAIVAAASAMPTDRRTLLRTQGFHGRGASRYATQWVEALLAVGELPEEQLPTRAPRGDGPPLPRTWPEKDPVAARRLAAAKEAVAALSEEHGIPAENLLTPDHLRRVLWAPPATRVPEELAVAVDGLLQGFAARPWQRELMVPLLVDAVLAGDVEPEGTP from the coding sequence ATGAGCGAGCCGGACGCCCCCGAGGAGGCACCGCCGCAGCGACCGCTGCTGCGGCTGCGTGACCCCCTCCCCCCGGTCGTCGAGACCGAGGCCGCGCTGGCCGCGACGTGCGCGGCGGTGGCGGCCGGGTCCGGGCCGGTGGCCATCGACGCCGAGCGCGCCTCCGGCTACCGCTACTCCCAGCGGGCCTATCTCATCCAGCTGCGTCGCGAGGGCTCCGGCACCCACCTGGTCGACCCGATCCCCTTCGCCTCGATGGCCCCGCTCCAGGAGGTGCTCGACGGCACCGAGTGGATCCTCCACGCCGCCACCCAGGACCTGCCGTGCCTGGCCGACGTCGGGCTGACCCCCAGCGCCCTCTTCGACACCGAGCTCGCCGGGCGGCTGCTCGGCTATCCGCGCGTCGGGCTCGCCACCCTGGTCGAGACGCTGCTGGGCCAACGGCTCGCCAAGGAGCACTCGGCCGTGGACTGGTCCACGCGACCGCTCCCCGAGCCGTGGCTCGAGTACGCCGCGCTCGACGTGGAGGTGCTGGTCGAGCTGCGCGACGTGCTCGCCGAGGAGCTGGTCGAGACCGGCAAGGACGAGTGGGCGCGCCAGGAGTTCGACGCGCTGCGCGGCTTCCGGCCCGCCGTGCGCGTCGATGCCTGGCGGCGTACGTCGGGCGTCCACCGGGTCCGCGGCCGACGCAGCCTCGGGGCGGTCAGGGCGCTGTGGGAGCTGCGTGACGAGATCGCCCGCGAGCGGGACGTCACCCCCGGCCGGATCCTCCCCGACTCCGCCATCGTCGCCGCAGCCTCCGCCATGCCCACCGACCGCCGCACCCTGCTGCGCACCCAGGGCTTCCACGGCCGGGGCGCCTCCCGCTACGCGACCCAGTGGGTCGAGGCGCTGCTCGCGGTGGGCGAGCTCCCCGAGGAGCAGCTGCCGACCCGCGCGCCCCGTGGCGACGGTCCGCCGCTGCCCCGGACCTGGCCGGAGAAGGACCCCGTCGCCGCCCGCAGGCTCGCCGCCGCCAAGGAGGCCGTCGCCGCGCTCTCGGAGGAGCACGGCATCCCCGCCGAGAACCTGCTGACCCCCGACCACCTGCGCCGCGTGCTGTGGGCGCCGCCCGCGACCCGCGTGCCGGAGGAGCTCGCCGTGGCCGTCGACGGGCTGCTGCAGGGCTTCGCGGCGCGACCGTGGCAGCGCGAGCTGATGGTGCCGCTGCTCGTCGACGCCGTCCTCGCCGGGGACGTCGAGCCCGAGGGAACCCCCTAG
- a CDS encoding extracellular solute-binding protein, which yields MSLGLLLAALALSACEADPGPTPESDGETTTVPTGDRSLTFGVYGTDEELAAYESLVDVYNSLYEGAEMTMEGYGSREELMGEMRESGDVPDVFLTAHRDLAWLEEQQKLQPVDQLLIERGLDFGDLYSRDALLAFSAESRLQCMPVGVSPQVILYNTELLDFEAMEARGISAPVEGLGWNFEQFVAAAEFASRPRRHTRGIYVEPSLRGLAPWIYSAGGEVFDDAEEPTSLAFSDDGTQAALETVLEVLRDPRLTLSDRQLRKQSALEWFKQGKLAMLPGYREQVPQLRQVADLDFDVIPIPSIERSATVANLTGMCMSADVRNVPAAADFLVHMTSPVSVRRLVSTGHLVPANLEVALSDDFLQPGREPVHSQVFTNQVRTIVLPPLIDNWSSLEDAVSGSLETLLTAPLLADLEALTTQIDEESRTVLAPEEEPSEETESP from the coding sequence GTGTCCTTGGGACTCCTGCTCGCTGCGCTCGCGCTGTCCGCGTGCGAAGCCGACCCCGGTCCCACGCCGGAGTCCGACGGCGAGACCACGACCGTCCCGACCGGCGACCGCTCCCTGACCTTCGGCGTCTACGGCACCGACGAGGAGCTGGCGGCCTACGAGTCGCTCGTCGACGTCTACAACTCCCTCTACGAGGGGGCCGAGATGACGATGGAGGGCTACGGCAGCCGCGAGGAGCTCATGGGCGAGATGCGCGAGTCCGGGGACGTGCCCGACGTCTTCCTCACCGCGCACCGCGACCTGGCGTGGCTGGAGGAGCAGCAGAAGCTGCAGCCGGTCGACCAGCTCCTCATCGAGCGAGGCCTGGACTTCGGTGACCTCTACTCCCGCGACGCGCTGCTCGCCTTCAGCGCCGAGTCCCGGCTGCAGTGCATGCCCGTCGGCGTCTCGCCGCAGGTGATCCTCTACAACACCGAGCTGCTCGACTTCGAGGCCATGGAGGCCCGCGGCATCTCGGCCCCGGTCGAGGGCCTGGGCTGGAACTTCGAGCAGTTCGTGGCCGCCGCCGAGTTCGCCAGCCGGCCCCGGCGCCACACCCGCGGGATCTACGTCGAGCCGTCCCTGCGTGGTCTCGCTCCGTGGATCTACTCGGCAGGCGGTGAGGTCTTCGACGACGCCGAGGAGCCGACCTCGCTGGCGTTCTCCGACGACGGCACGCAGGCCGCACTCGAGACGGTGCTCGAGGTGCTGCGCGACCCGCGGCTGACGCTGAGCGACCGGCAGCTGCGCAAGCAGTCGGCGCTGGAGTGGTTCAAGCAGGGCAAGCTCGCGATGCTCCCCGGCTACCGCGAGCAGGTGCCACAGCTGCGGCAGGTCGCCGACCTGGACTTCGACGTGATCCCGATCCCCAGCATCGAGCGCAGCGCGACCGTGGCGAACCTGACCGGGATGTGCATGTCCGCCGACGTCCGCAACGTCCCGGCGGCGGCTGACTTCCTGGTCCACATGACCTCGCCGGTGTCCGTGCGCCGGCTGGTCTCGACCGGTCACCTGGTGCCGGCGAACCTCGAGGTGGCGCTGTCCGACGACTTCCTGCAGCCGGGCCGGGAGCCGGTCCACAGCCAGGTGTTCACCAACCAGGTCCGGACCATCGTGCTGCCGCCGCTGATCGACAACTGGTCCTCGCTCGAGGACGCGGTCTCCGGCAGCCTCGAGACGCTGCTCACCGCGCCGCTGCTGGCCGACCTCGAGGCGCTCACGACGCAGATCGACGAGGAGTCGCGGACCGTGCTGGCTCCCGAGGAGGAGCCGAGCGAGGAGACCGAGTCTCCCTAG
- a CDS encoding type II toxin-antitoxin system PemK/MazF family toxin, with protein MSDDISYRPELDGEPDPGEVVWAWVPYEDDPTQGKDRPVLLLAERDGRWAGLMLTSQDHDRDAEDEARHGRHWMDVGSGDWDAEGRASEVRLDRLLMLERSAIRREGAALDRTVFDAVVAAAREHHGDD; from the coding sequence ATGAGCGACGACATCAGCTACCGCCCCGAGCTCGACGGTGAGCCCGACCCCGGCGAGGTCGTCTGGGCGTGGGTCCCCTACGAGGACGACCCCACCCAGGGCAAGGACCGTCCGGTGCTCCTGCTCGCCGAGCGGGACGGCCGCTGGGCCGGCCTGATGCTCACCAGCCAGGACCACGACCGCGACGCCGAGGACGAGGCCCGCCACGGCCGACACTGGATGGACGTCGGCAGTGGCGACTGGGACGCCGAGGGCCGCGCGAGCGAGGTCCGGCTGGACCGGCTGCTGATGCTCGAGCGGTCCGCGATCCGTCGCGAGGGAGCAGCACTGGACCGGACCGTCTTCGACGCCGTCGTGGCCGCCGCGCGGGAGCACCACGGCGACGACTGA
- the hrpA gene encoding ATP-dependent RNA helicase HrpA, which produces MPDARVKPVAPYGRIDGVVDITISYPPELPVTQRREDIAAAIRDHQVVIVAGETGSGKTTQLPKICLELGRGGDGRLIGHTQPRRIAARSVAERIAEELGTGLGELVGYQVRFTDRTSKAGRVKVMTDGILLAELQRDRQLRKYDTIIIDEAHERSLNIDFLLGYLKRLLPRRPDLKLVITSATIDVDRFAQHFDAPVVEVSGRTYPVEVRYRPLMELPEDDDEGEVVQRDQTEAIRDAVRELSGEGPGDILVFLPGEREIRDTADELAGLDRTHHRATALEVVPLYSRLSAAEQHRVFSSHPSSVRRVVLATNVAETSLTVPGIRYVIDTGVARISRYSSRTKVQRLPVEPISQASANQRSGRCGRVEAGIAIRLYAEEDFEARPEFTDPEILRTNLASVILQMASLGLGDVARFPFVEPPDRRNVTAGVQLLEELGALSSGGGADPRLTRLGKRLARLPIDPRLGRMILEAERLGCLREVIVIAAALSLQDPRERPAEQRPQADQQHARFTAEASDFLTWLNLWRYVKEQQRELSSSAFRRMCKREFLNYLRVREWQDFESQLRQVCREMRLDIGQPADVPDADGIHQALLSGVLSHIGALEERAQGRPGERRPMREYLGARGARFAIFPGSGLKGKNPQFLMAGELVETGRLWARQNAAIKPEWAERLGGHLVKRSYSEPHWSKKRGSAMAHEKVTLYGVPLVADRLVALGRLDPALARELFVRHALVYAEWPTRHRFLAENRRLLEEAEELEHRARRRDLVVDEHTLFDFYDARIPAHVVSGAHFDQWWKGERRERPDLLTFDPAMLTHDTAEEVSEADYPEQWVSEGLTFPISYHFEPGAAEDGLTIDVPVATLNRVTAEDFSWNVPGLRHELVTSLLRSLPKQLRVSFVPAPNTAREFLATVPPGEEPLLDALERHLRGTTGVAVPREAWDWAKVPEHLRPTYRVLDEGGREQARGKDLEVLKEPLRGEFDTAMAEVAADTTTTGQTRWTFNSLPAEQTWKRAGHEVRGFPALDDEGGSVGLRVCGSPAEAAARHRLGVGRLLLLALPQPDLLTGLSNADKLGLAGSPYPSVAELVEDCRRAVVLASVDAQPPARDQQAYDALLATTREGLEPRMRELLALVVGVLGRWRTTDKSLAGRADLAVLASLTDMRDQLARLVHRGFVSEAGPERLRRYPTYLAALDHRRARLDEQPARDQQLLAQVADLQAAYLHQVDALPEGRPPSAGLREVRWLLEEYRVSLFAQQLGTTQKVSDQRIRKALAAAT; this is translated from the coding sequence CTGCCCGACGCCCGCGTCAAACCCGTTGCGCCGTACGGGAGAATCGACGGCGTTGTGGACATCACCATCAGCTATCCGCCCGAGCTCCCGGTCACGCAGCGGCGCGAGGACATCGCGGCGGCCATCCGGGACCACCAGGTCGTCATCGTCGCGGGCGAGACCGGGTCGGGGAAGACCACCCAGCTTCCGAAGATCTGCCTCGAGCTGGGGCGCGGCGGCGACGGTCGGTTGATCGGTCACACGCAGCCGCGGCGGATCGCGGCGCGCTCGGTGGCCGAACGGATCGCCGAGGAGCTCGGGACCGGGCTGGGGGAGCTGGTCGGCTACCAGGTGCGGTTCACCGACCGGACCTCGAAGGCCGGGCGGGTCAAGGTGATGACCGACGGCATCCTGCTGGCGGAGCTGCAGCGTGACCGCCAGCTCCGGAAGTACGACACGATCATCATCGACGAGGCCCACGAGCGCAGCCTCAACATCGACTTCCTGCTCGGCTACCTCAAGCGGCTGCTCCCGCGGCGGCCCGACCTCAAGCTGGTCATCACCTCGGCGACCATCGACGTCGACCGGTTCGCGCAGCACTTCGACGCGCCCGTCGTCGAGGTCTCGGGCAGGACCTATCCCGTCGAGGTCCGCTACCGGCCGCTCATGGAGCTCCCCGAGGACGACGACGAGGGTGAGGTCGTCCAGCGCGACCAGACCGAGGCGATCCGGGACGCCGTCCGGGAGCTGTCCGGGGAGGGACCGGGCGACATCCTGGTGTTCCTGCCGGGGGAGCGGGAGATCCGCGACACCGCCGACGAGCTCGCCGGTCTCGACCGGACCCACCACCGGGCGACGGCGCTGGAGGTCGTGCCCCTCTACTCCCGGCTCTCGGCCGCCGAGCAGCACCGGGTGTTCTCGTCCCACCCGTCGTCCGTACGCCGGGTCGTGCTCGCCACCAACGTCGCCGAGACCTCCTTGACCGTCCCCGGCATCCGCTACGTCATCGACACCGGTGTCGCGCGGATCAGTCGCTACTCCTCGCGCACCAAGGTGCAGCGGCTCCCGGTCGAACCGATCAGCCAGGCCTCGGCCAACCAGCGCTCCGGCCGCTGCGGCCGCGTGGAGGCCGGCATCGCGATCCGGCTCTACGCCGAGGAGGACTTCGAGGCGCGCCCGGAGTTCACGGACCCCGAGATCCTGCGCACCAACCTCGCCAGCGTCATCCTGCAGATGGCCTCCTTGGGGCTCGGTGACGTCGCGCGGTTCCCCTTCGTGGAGCCGCCGGACAGGCGCAACGTCACCGCGGGCGTCCAGCTGCTCGAGGAGCTGGGGGCCCTGTCGTCGGGTGGGGGCGCGGATCCCCGGCTGACCCGGCTCGGCAAGCGGCTGGCGCGGCTCCCGATCGACCCGCGCCTCGGCCGGATGATCCTCGAGGCCGAACGGCTCGGCTGCCTGCGCGAGGTGATCGTGATCGCTGCGGCCCTCAGCCTGCAGGACCCGCGGGAGCGGCCGGCCGAGCAGCGGCCGCAGGCCGACCAGCAGCACGCGCGCTTCACGGCCGAGGCCAGCGACTTCCTGACCTGGCTCAACCTGTGGCGCTACGTCAAGGAGCAGCAGCGCGAGCTCTCCTCGAGCGCGTTCCGCCGGATGTGCAAGCGGGAGTTCCTCAACTACCTGCGGGTGCGCGAGTGGCAGGACTTCGAGTCGCAGCTGCGTCAGGTCTGCCGTGAGATGCGGCTCGACATCGGGCAGCCGGCCGACGTGCCCGACGCCGACGGCATCCACCAGGCGCTGCTGTCGGGGGTGCTCAGCCACATCGGGGCGCTCGAGGAGCGCGCCCAGGGCCGGCCCGGCGAGCGGCGGCCGATGCGGGAGTACCTCGGCGCGCGCGGCGCGCGTTTCGCAATCTTCCCCGGCTCCGGCCTCAAGGGGAAGAACCCGCAGTTCCTCATGGCCGGCGAGCTCGTCGAGACCGGTCGCCTCTGGGCCCGCCAGAACGCCGCGATCAAGCCGGAGTGGGCCGAACGGCTCGGCGGACACCTCGTCAAGCGGTCCTACTCCGAGCCGCACTGGTCGAAGAAGCGCGGATCGGCGATGGCCCACGAGAAGGTCACGCTGTACGGCGTCCCGCTGGTCGCCGACCGGCTCGTCGCCCTCGGCCGGCTCGATCCCGCGCTCGCCCGCGAGCTCTTCGTCCGGCACGCCCTCGTCTATGCCGAGTGGCCGACCCGGCACCGGTTCCTCGCCGAGAACCGCCGGCTGCTGGAGGAGGCCGAGGAGCTCGAGCACCGTGCGCGTCGGCGCGACCTCGTGGTCGACGAGCACACCCTCTTCGACTTCTACGACGCCCGGATCCCTGCGCACGTCGTGAGCGGTGCCCACTTCGACCAGTGGTGGAAGGGCGAGCGGCGCGAACGCCCCGACCTGCTGACCTTCGACCCGGCGATGCTCACCCACGACACCGCCGAGGAGGTGAGCGAGGCCGACTACCCCGAGCAGTGGGTGAGCGAGGGGCTGACCTTTCCGATCAGCTACCACTTCGAGCCGGGTGCGGCGGAGGACGGCCTCACGATCGACGTCCCCGTCGCCACCCTCAACCGGGTGACCGCCGAGGACTTCTCCTGGAACGTGCCCGGGCTCCGGCACGAGCTGGTCACCAGCCTCCTGCGCAGCCTGCCGAAGCAGCTGCGGGTCAGCTTCGTCCCGGCCCCCAACACCGCGCGAGAGTTCCTCGCCACCGTGCCGCCGGGGGAGGAGCCGCTGCTCGACGCCCTCGAGCGGCACCTGCGCGGGACGACCGGGGTCGCGGTCCCGCGCGAGGCGTGGGACTGGGCCAAGGTGCCCGAGCACCTCCGACCGACGTACCGGGTGCTGGACGAGGGCGGCCGCGAGCAGGCCCGGGGCAAGGACCTCGAGGTGCTCAAGGAGCCGCTGCGGGGGGAGTTCGACACCGCCATGGCCGAGGTCGCCGCCGACACCACGACCACCGGCCAGACCCGCTGGACCTTCAACAGCTTGCCGGCCGAGCAGACCTGGAAGCGCGCCGGCCACGAGGTGCGCGGCTTCCCCGCGCTCGACGACGAGGGCGGCTCGGTCGGCCTCCGCGTCTGCGGTTCGCCGGCCGAGGCGGCCGCGCGGCACCGGCTGGGCGTGGGCCGGCTGCTGCTGCTCGCCCTGCCGCAGCCGGACCTGCTCACGGGGCTGTCCAACGCCGACAAGCTGGGCCTCGCCGGGTCTCCGTACCCCTCGGTCGCCGAGCTCGTCGAGGACTGCCGGCGGGCCGTGGTGCTGGCGTCGGTGGACGCGCAGCCGCCCGCCCGCGACCAGCAGGCCTACGACGCCCTCCTCGCGACCACGCGAGAGGGGCTCGAGCCGCGGATGCGCGAGCTGCTGGCCCTCGTCGTCGGCGTGCTCGGCCGGTGGCGCACGACCGACAAGTCGCTCGCAGGTCGCGCCGACCTCGCCGTCCTGGCCAGCCTCACCGACATGCGCGACCAGCTCGCTCGGCTGGTCCACCGCGGTTTCGTCTCCGAGGCGGGCCCGGAGCGGCTGCGTCGCTACCCGACCTACCTGGCCGCGCTCGACCACCGGCGCGCGCGACTCGACGAGCAGCCGGCGCGCGACCAGCAGCTGCTCGCGCAGGTGGCGGACCTGCAGGCGGCGTACCTCCACCAGGTCGACGCGCTCCCCGAGGGCCGCCCACCGTCGGCGGGGCTGCGCGAGGTCCGGTGGCTGCTCGAGGAGTACCGCGTCTCGCTCTTCGCCCAGCAGCTCGGCACGACGCAGAAGGTCAGTGACCAGCGGATCCGCAAGGCGCTCGCCGCGGCGACGTAG
- a CDS encoding response regulator transcription factor, which yields MELTRPDGAPLRVLVVDDEVNLAELVSMAVRYEGWETRSAHTGSRAVAAARDFRPDAIVLDMMLPDIDGMEVLRRVRATDPLVPVLFLTARDAVEDRVAGLTAGGDDYVTKPFSLEEVVARLRALMRRAGAARVEERHVLSVGDLTLDEDSREVFRGATEITLTATEFELLRYLMRNPRRVLSKAQILDRVWNYDFGGQANVVELYISYLRKKIDVGREPMIHTMRGAGYVLKPGS from the coding sequence ATGGAGCTCACCCGCCCCGACGGCGCACCGCTGCGCGTGCTCGTCGTCGACGACGAGGTCAACCTCGCCGAGCTGGTGTCGATGGCGGTGCGCTACGAGGGCTGGGAGACCCGGTCGGCCCACACGGGCTCGAGGGCCGTCGCGGCCGCACGGGACTTCCGCCCCGACGCGATCGTGCTCGACATGATGCTCCCCGACATCGACGGCATGGAGGTGCTGCGACGGGTGCGCGCGACCGACCCGCTGGTGCCCGTGCTCTTCCTCACCGCCCGCGACGCGGTCGAGGACCGGGTGGCCGGGCTCACCGCGGGCGGCGACGACTACGTCACCAAGCCGTTCTCCCTCGAGGAGGTGGTCGCCCGGCTGCGCGCCCTGATGAGGCGGGCCGGGGCGGCCCGGGTGGAGGAGCGCCACGTGCTCAGCGTCGGCGACCTCACGCTGGACGAGGACAGCCGCGAGGTCTTCCGAGGCGCCACGGAGATCACGCTCACCGCGACGGAGTTCGAGCTGTTGCGCTACCTGATGCGCAATCCTCGTCGGGTGCTCAGCAAGGCCCAGATCCTCGACCGCGTGTGGAACTACGACTTCGGTGGCCAGGCCAACGTCGTCGAGCTCTACATCTCCTACCTCCGCAAGAAGATCGACGTCGGACGGGAGCCGATGATCCACACCATGCGCGGCGCCGGCTACGTCCTGAAGCCGGGGTCCTGA
- a CDS encoding sensor histidine kinase, which yields MRRPATLASRLVVTCVALVAVVTVLAATATWFAVRASLTGQLDDQVLEALGRTERAPVDDLPPPADPDDGRGPEIRGQGVGTLTVFLDQGFGDVIVAGDDGVATRVAIDRETFEAVALLPADGQPHPVDLDGLGHYRVALDQAGTVAAGLPTDDIDRALEDLVLTEAALVAAAVLVATLAGLVVVRRQLRPLRQVAATAHRVATLPLSTGEVAFTDRVPDELTDDRTEVGQVGSALNTLLNHVEASLAARHRSEQQVRQFVADASHELRTPLATIQGYAELAARRPDEEVVEEALAKVSVEATRMTALVEDLLLLARLDSGRPLARDRVDLTRVLLEAVTDARVLAPDHVWRIEVPEEPVEVIGDEHRLHQVVTNLLTNARKYTPAGTTVTVRADDDGFTVHDDGPGFEPGLADRAFERFTRGDAARTREVGSSAGLGLALVQAIVTAHGGAVSLESRPGDTTLRVLLPR from the coding sequence ATGCGCCGGCCCGCCACCCTCGCCTCGCGGCTCGTCGTCACCTGCGTGGCCCTGGTCGCCGTCGTCACCGTCCTGGCCGCCACCGCGACGTGGTTCGCCGTCCGGGCCTCGCTGACCGGGCAGCTCGACGACCAGGTGCTCGAGGCGCTCGGGCGGACCGAGCGCGCACCCGTGGACGACCTGCCCCCGCCGGCCGACCCGGACGACGGCCGGGGCCCGGAGATCCGCGGGCAGGGCGTCGGGACGCTCACCGTCTTCCTCGACCAGGGCTTCGGCGACGTGATCGTGGCCGGGGACGACGGGGTCGCCACCCGGGTCGCCATCGACCGCGAGACCTTCGAGGCCGTCGCGCTCCTCCCCGCCGACGGTCAGCCCCATCCGGTGGACCTCGACGGGCTGGGCCACTACCGCGTCGCCCTCGACCAGGCGGGCACGGTCGCCGCCGGGCTGCCCACCGACGACATCGACCGCGCCCTCGAGGACCTGGTCCTGACCGAGGCGGCGCTCGTCGCCGCCGCAGTGCTGGTGGCGACCCTGGCAGGCCTCGTCGTCGTACGACGTCAGCTGCGACCGCTGCGCCAGGTGGCCGCCACCGCCCACAGGGTGGCGACGCTCCCCCTGTCGACCGGCGAGGTCGCCTTCACCGACCGCGTCCCCGACGAGCTCACCGACGACCGCACCGAGGTCGGCCAGGTCGGCAGCGCCCTCAACACCCTGCTGAACCACGTCGAGGCCTCGCTCGCCGCCCGGCACCGCTCGGAGCAGCAGGTGCGGCAGTTCGTGGCCGACGCCTCCCACGAGCTGCGCACCCCGCTCGCGACCATCCAGGGGTACGCCGAGCTCGCCGCCCGGCGACCCGACGAGGAGGTCGTCGAGGAGGCGCTGGCGAAGGTGTCGGTCGAGGCGACGCGGATGACCGCCCTCGTCGAGGACCTGCTGCTGCTGGCTCGGCTGGACTCCGGTCGCCCGCTCGCCCGGGACCGGGTCGACCTGACCCGCGTCCTGCTCGAGGCCGTCACCGACGCCCGGGTGCTGGCGCCCGACCACGTGTGGCGCATCGAGGTGCCCGAGGAGCCGGTCGAGGTGATCGGCGACGAGCACCGGCTCCACCAGGTCGTCACCAACCTGCTGACCAACGCTCGCAAGTACACCCCCGCCGGGACGACCGTGACCGTGAGGGCCGACGACGACGGCTTCACCGTCCACGACGACGGTCCCGGGTTCGAGCCCGGCCTCGCCGACCGCGCCTTCGAGCGCTTCACGCGCGGTGACGCCGCACGGACCCGCGAGGTGGGCAGCAGCGCCGGCCTGGGGCTGGCGCTGGTGCAGGCCATCGTCACGGCCCACGGCGGCGCGGTCAGCCTGGAGTCGCGACCCGGCGACACCACGCTGCGGGTGCTGCTGCCGCGCTGA
- a CDS encoding GNAT family N-acetyltransferase, protein MTRVPVPDALETDRLVLRRRRVEEAGFFRRLWTERDPRVPPHRRIDLEGRPSVADIAAQIRAEATESSPGILAVERKGTGDVIGCCGLVHHGNGPPGEPELAFELLRATHGRGYATEAGRAVVAWAGEAGHPRVWAGVRDWNQASRRVLAKLGFRETGEVERDPVHGDNLLTVREL, encoded by the coding sequence ATGACGCGAGTGCCCGTCCCGGACGCCCTGGAGACCGACCGCCTCGTCCTGCGGCGTCGCAGGGTCGAGGAGGCCGGGTTCTTCCGGCGGCTGTGGACCGAGCGGGACCCGCGGGTGCCACCGCACCGGCGGATCGACCTCGAGGGTCGACCGAGCGTGGCCGACATCGCCGCGCAGATCCGCGCGGAGGCCACGGAGTCGTCGCCGGGGATCCTGGCCGTGGAGCGGAAGGGCACGGGCGACGTCATCGGCTGCTGCGGGCTGGTCCACCACGGGAACGGCCCGCCCGGGGAGCCGGAGCTGGCCTTCGAGCTGCTGCGCGCGACGCACGGTCGCGGCTACGCGACCGAAGCGGGGCGAGCCGTGGTCGCCTGGGCCGGCGAGGCCGGGCACCCGAGGGTGTGGGCGGGGGTTCGCGACTGGAACCAGGCGTCGCGACGGGTGCTGGCGAAGCTGGGGTTCCGCGAGACCGGCGAGGTGGAGCGCGACCCCGTCCACGGCGACAACCTGCTCACCGTCCGGGAGCTGTGA
- a CDS encoding TetR/AcrR family transcriptional regulator — MTTGTASARTRLDPARRRTQLLDLGVGLLATRTLDELTIDLLAERAGISRGLLYHYFGGKHAFHEAVVRRAVEDLVAQTAPPAGGEPLERLLASMTSYVDYVTANYEGYASIVRAAQGGHEALRRLHEQARNVLTDRIFTEDAQGAVIPDTPATRLAVRGWSAMTEELVLTWAADPGPVTRDQLLAAVTGSLPALVDLLR, encoded by the coding sequence GTGACGACCGGCACAGCGAGCGCGAGGACCAGGCTGGACCCCGCGCGGCGTCGCACCCAGCTGCTCGACCTCGGCGTGGGCCTGCTGGCGACCCGGACCCTCGACGAGCTGACGATCGACCTGCTGGCCGAGCGGGCCGGGATCTCGCGAGGGCTGCTCTACCACTACTTCGGCGGCAAGCACGCCTTCCACGAGGCGGTCGTCCGCCGGGCGGTGGAGGACCTGGTCGCCCAGACCGCGCCGCCGGCCGGCGGCGAGCCGCTCGAGCGGCTGCTGGCGTCGATGACCTCGTACGTCGACTACGTGACGGCCAACTACGAGGGGTACGCCTCGATCGTCCGCGCCGCGCAGGGCGGCCACGAGGCGCTGCGCCGGCTCCACGAGCAGGCACGCAACGTGCTGACCGACCGGATCTTCACCGAGGACGCGCAGGGCGCGGTCATCCCCGACACGCCGGCCACCCGGCTGGCCGTCCGCGGTTGGTCGGCCATGACCGAGGAGCTGGTCCTGACCTGGGCCGCCGACCCCGGCCCGGTCACTCGCGACCAGCTGCTCGCCGCCGTCACCGGCTCCCTCCCGGCCCTGGTCGACCTGCTCCGCTGA